The Coprobacillus cateniformis DNA window AACTAAATGCTTCTTGCATAGTTAATTCTTTTGAATTCGCACACATAGATGCATAGAAATTCATTTTGAAGATGTTATAAACTGCTTGGAATTCTTTACTTAACATAGTACACCTCCTTTGATGATACTTAAAATATTTTAAGTACAGTATAATAGATTTTTTATGATTGTCAATAAAATAATTAAAATATTTGAATTAAATAAAATAAAAAAGTGTAGCAATAATCACAGAAACCAAAACATCACTAATAAAGTGAACACCTGCAAGAATGCGGCATATACTCATTATCATAGCCACAATAAGCGCAAATATACCTAAATAGATATTCACATGAAAGCATACCAAAGCAATAATCACTGCACTTACAGTATGACGACTAGGAAAAGACTCACCATGTTTATGCCTTACTAAAGGTTTAATATCCATTGTCTCATAAGGACGAGGACGATTCACAATTTTCCTGAATACTGTTACAACAAGAAAAGCAGCAAAGGGTTTCCATATCGTTTCAAAGAGGAAAGGACTCTTTGAAATAAATAAATACAAGAGAACACAAGGATAGAGAATAAAAGTAATCATTGGAAAATAGCGAGTAATCGCAATGATTGTTCTTTGTAAAAAAGCTGATTTACGTATATATTGTAACATTGCAACATAGAATTTTTCCATAATCCCACCCTTTCTTTCTTATTATAACCAAAACGACAGATGATGACAAATAGAAATCACTTGTATTTTAGAGTGTTTTTAGATAAAATGTATAGGAAGTTAAGGAGTGATAATTTATGGCATTAACAGCCGGTATTGTAGGATTACCAAACGTAGGAAAATCAACATTATTTAATGCAATTACAAACGCACAAGTGGAAGCTGCAAACTATCCATTTGCAACTATTGATCCAAATGTAGGTGTTGTTGAAGTTCCTGATCATCGTTTAGAAGAATTAACAAAGATTTGTAAGCCTAAAAAGACAGTTCCAACAACATTTGAATTTACAGATATTGCTGGACTTGTTAAAGGAGCATCACGAGGAGAAGGTTTAGGAAATAAGTTTTTAGCGAATATTAGAGAAACAGATGCTATTTGTGAAGTTGTTCGTTGTTTCCGAGATAAAGACATTACACATGTTGATGGTGATGTAGATCCAATTAGAGATGTTGAAACAATTAATTTAGAATTAATCTTTGCAGATTTAGAAACTGTTGAAAAAAGAATAGGTAAGATTGAAAAGAAAGCAAAATCAGGAGATAAAGAATCAAAGGCAGAATTAGATATTTTAGTTCCCCTTAAAGACATTCTAGAAGCTGGAAAACCGGCACGCACTATGGAATATAGTAAAGATGAAATGGATATTGTTAAGCAATTTACATTGTTAACAATGAAACCTTTAATCTATGTTGCAAATTTAGGTGAAGAAGATTTAGAAAATCCAGATGCCAATCCATATTATGTAGAGTTGAAAGATTATGCATCAAAAGAAGGATGCGATGTTGTTCCAATTTGTGCAAAAATTGAAAGTGAATTGGTAGGGCTGGATAAAGAAGAAAAAGATATGTTTTTACAAGATCTTGGAATTGATGAAAGTGGTTTAGATAAGTTAATTAAAGAAGCTTATGCATTGTTAGGTTTAAATACATTCTTTACTGTAGGTGTAGATGAGGTTCGTGCATGGACATTCAAACAGGGCATGTTAGCACCTGAAATGGCTGGTGTTATTCATACAGATTTCCAAAAAGGATTCATTAAGGCTGAAACTTATGCTTATGATGATTTGATAAAATATGGTAGTGAACAAGCTTTAAGAGAAGCAGGAAAAATTCGTCAAGAAGGTAAACAATATGTAGGGAAAGATGGAGACATTATGTTCTTCAAGTTTAATGTTTAATGAAAGAAAAAATACGAAAAGTTATTCTTGTTATTAGTGTTTGTGTCTTTGTTTTTTCTGCTTTTCAATTAGGTAAGATTTTCTATGATTATTATATGATAGAAAAAGAAACAAATGATATTGTTGATACTTATGTAGAAGAACCTCAAGATGATAAAGATCCCCTTCATAGAGTTATTCATTTTAAAGAATTACAAAAAAACAATAGTGATGTTATTGGCTGGTTATATATTCCTGATACAAAGATAGATGAACCTATTTTAAAAGGAAAAGATAATGACAGTTATCTTTATACTGATATATATAAGAAAAGCAATAAAGCTGGGGCTATTTTTATAGATAAAATCAATGAAAAAGATTTTAAAGATGATAATACAATTATTTATGGCCATAATATGAAAAATGGTTCTCGTTTTCATGATTTAAGATATTTTGTAGAGAATGATTATTTTCAGGAACATTCATTGATCTATATATACTTACCTGATGGAACTGTTAATATTTATGATGCATTTGCTTCTACAATTATTGATGCAAATAGTGATTTATATGCTAAAGGAATCAATTATAAAAAATATATAGAAAGTATTCAGGATGTTGCTAAAGTGTATAAAGAAGTGAGTGATAAAGAAGCTCCTTTAGCAATGCTAAGTACATGCTATAATGGCACTGACAATCGTTATGTTGTCTATGGAAGATTAAAAGAAAATGTAAAGACTGATGTTTCTGTGTCAAGAGTGGGAGGCAAGTAATTAAATTGGTTTTTACTCACTTTTGGGTAAAAGGAATATCTGAACAGTACAAAAAACTGTACTGTTTTTTTCTGGATATCTATTTCTTATATTTGGGTATTTTGATATAATAGATATATAGGATGGTGTTATTCATGAAATATAATGAAATTGATTTAAATGAAAAGTTGTTTGGTGATGACTTTATTGTCTATGACTGGAAAGAAGATACCGATAAAATAATTATCTATGTCAAGGCGACTTCTCATGATGATGTATGTCCTGTTTGTGGTGCTCCTACATATACACTTCATAATACTTATCACAGAGTCATACAGACTTACCCTATTCGAGGCAAAAAAACTTGTTTGGATGTCATTACCTATAAGTACAACTGTACGAATATTGAATGTGATAGGAAGGTCATTATGCAGAATCTCCCATTCGTGACTTCCTATCAAAGAAGAACCGATGAACTTAACTGCCTGATATTGGCTGTTTCCATGTTTGTGAGCAATGAAGGTGCAAGCAAAGTATTAGGACTGCTAGGGGTAACAATCAGTAATGATTCCATCAAAAGAGTACTGGATAAGATTGTCATTGAAGATCATTATGATGTTGAGCAGGTAGGTATTGATGATGTGGCTATAAGAAAGGGACAAACATATGCAACTGCAGTCTATGATATGGAGGAACATCATCTGATTGCACTTCTTGATGGAAGAGACAAGGAAACGGTAACAAAATGGCTAGAAAGTCATAAGAAGATAAAAATAGCGACTCGTGACAGAGCCAGTGCCTACGCTTCTGCAATTAATGAGATTCTGCCAGAATGTATACAGATAGCTAACCGTTTTCATCTTCTTCAGAACCTTATTGATAGAATGAAAGAAATATTCAAGGAAGAAATACCAGAAATGATATTCATAAAAGATGGAAAAATCATGGATGAGATGCCAAAAAAAGAAGCAGTACTGAAAATTGCTCCTAGTTCTGATGAACTGAATAAATTGAATTATGATAACAGTGAACCAGTTGATGAAAGCGGAAATATCATAGACTTTGATAAAAGCTGTACTGACAAGAATGATAAGTCCCATCAAAGACATGCAGAAAGCCATAAAAAAACAAAGATTAATTAGAGATATACAGAGAAGATGAACCGACCTGAATAAAAAGAGATACAAGACAATAATGGTTGAATTTGAAGTGTCGCAGCTAACTGTCAAGAAATATATTCAAAGGAGATCAAATGTTAAGATGTCAAATG harbors:
- a CDS encoding phosphatase PAP2 family protein, translating into MEKFYVAMLQYIRKSAFLQRTIIAITRYFPMITFILYPCVLLYLFISKSPFLFETIWKPFAAFLVVTVFRKIVNRPRPYETMDIKPLVRHKHGESFPSRHTVSAVIIALVCFHVNIYLGIFALIVAMIMSICRILAGVHFISDVLVSVIIATLFYFI
- the ychF gene encoding redox-regulated ATPase YchF, encoding MALTAGIVGLPNVGKSTLFNAITNAQVEAANYPFATIDPNVGVVEVPDHRLEELTKICKPKKTVPTTFEFTDIAGLVKGASRGEGLGNKFLANIRETDAICEVVRCFRDKDITHVDGDVDPIRDVETINLELIFADLETVEKRIGKIEKKAKSGDKESKAELDILVPLKDILEAGKPARTMEYSKDEMDIVKQFTLLTMKPLIYVANLGEEDLENPDANPYYVELKDYASKEGCDVVPICAKIESELVGLDKEEKDMFLQDLGIDESGLDKLIKEAYALLGLNTFFTVGVDEVRAWTFKQGMLAPEMAGVIHTDFQKGFIKAETYAYDDLIKYGSEQALREAGKIRQEGKQYVGKDGDIMFFKFNV
- the srtB gene encoding class B sortase; this encodes MKEKIRKVILVISVCVFVFSAFQLGKIFYDYYMIEKETNDIVDTYVEEPQDDKDPLHRVIHFKELQKNNSDVIGWLYIPDTKIDEPILKGKDNDSYLYTDIYKKSNKAGAIFIDKINEKDFKDDNTIIYGHNMKNGSRFHDLRYFVENDYFQEHSLIYIYLPDGTVNIYDAFASTIIDANSDLYAKGINYKKYIESIQDVAKVYKEVSDKEAPLAMLSTCYNGTDNRYVVYGRLKENVKTDVSVSRVGGK
- a CDS encoding ISL3 family transposase, with the translated sequence MKYNEIDLNEKLFGDDFIVYDWKEDTDKIIIYVKATSHDDVCPVCGAPTYTLHNTYHRVIQTYPIRGKKTCLDVITYKYNCTNIECDRKVIMQNLPFVTSYQRRTDELNCLILAVSMFVSNEGASKVLGLLGVTISNDSIKRVLDKIVIEDHYDVEQVGIDDVAIRKGQTYATAVYDMEEHHLIALLDGRDKETVTKWLESHKKIKIATRDRASAYASAINEILPECIQIANRFHLLQNLIDRMKEIFKEEIPEMIFIKDGKIMDEMPKKEAVLKIAPSSDELNKLNYDNSEPVDESGNIIDFDKSCTDKNDKSHQRHAESHKKTKIN